The following coding sequences lie in one Paracholeplasma morum genomic window:
- a CDS encoding ABC transporter ATP-binding protein produces the protein MKKILQLLKPYKKTLSVSLTLKSLGTMADLFLPFLIAYMIDDVIPKTETGNLMPFYLVGLLMLAIALVGWIMNIVANRTAERIAASAIKQLRHDLFEKIEGLSSKQVDHFTRPSLISRMTSDTYNLYNATAGIQRLGVRAPVLLLGGIIMSFLVDPILTLVMVATLPFIGILVFRVSKRGIPLYKEIQIKTDKLIRTVREFITGARVIKALSMSKHEEERFDKDNTQTVKGELKAHYTMAVINPTMNAIVNVGLVLVLVFGAYRIDQNYIQKGDITAFVTYFTLILNAMMSITRVFVMISRAQASGARVDEVLLIEDDILDGNELVEEYDLEPHIEFNNVCFSYNKQKDNISNISFKLYKGQTLGIIGSTGSGKTTLINLLMRFYDIDSGRISYYGKDIKSLKIESLRQTIGLVLQQDLIFSESIYENIQFNRTKIEQMDVELATKIAQAEFIYERDDAFDNQMATRGMNLSGGQKQRVLIARAIAGKPKLLILDDASSALDYQTDMKMRQALNDALNDTTKIIIAQRISSIKDADLILVLEQGRIIAKGTHDELLKSSENYQKLANHQMGGVAV, from the coding sequence ATGAAAAAAATATTACAATTGTTAAAACCATATAAGAAGACATTATCGGTCTCATTAACCCTAAAATCGCTAGGGACAATGGCAGACCTTTTTTTACCGTTTTTAATCGCCTACATGATTGACGATGTTATTCCAAAGACTGAAACGGGCAATTTAATGCCATTTTATCTAGTTGGACTGTTGATGCTTGCAATCGCATTAGTCGGGTGGATTATGAACATTGTTGCTAACCGTACTGCTGAAAGAATTGCTGCTAGTGCCATCAAGCAATTAAGGCATGATCTATTCGAAAAAATCGAAGGATTATCCTCAAAACAAGTAGATCATTTTACTAGACCTTCACTGATTTCTAGAATGACTTCGGACACTTACAATTTATATAACGCTACAGCCGGAATTCAGCGCCTTGGCGTCAGAGCACCAGTATTACTATTGGGTGGAATCATCATGTCATTTCTAGTTGACCCAATCCTGACTTTAGTCATGGTAGCAACATTACCCTTCATAGGCATTTTAGTATTTAGAGTCTCAAAAAGAGGGATTCCCCTTTATAAAGAGATTCAAATTAAAACCGATAAATTGATTAGAACCGTTAGAGAGTTTATTACGGGGGCTAGAGTCATCAAAGCCTTATCGATGAGTAAACATGAAGAAGAACGATTCGATAAGGATAATACACAAACCGTTAAAGGTGAACTGAAAGCACACTACACAATGGCAGTGATTAATCCAACCATGAATGCGATTGTAAACGTTGGCCTCGTTTTAGTCTTAGTCTTCGGGGCATATAGAATCGATCAAAACTATATTCAAAAAGGCGATATAACAGCATTTGTTACCTATTTTACGCTAATTCTAAACGCGATGATGTCGATTACAAGAGTGTTTGTGATGATCTCTCGTGCTCAGGCTTCTGGGGCAAGAGTAGATGAGGTTCTTTTAATTGAAGATGACATCTTAGATGGTAATGAATTAGTAGAAGAATATGATTTAGAACCACATATCGAGTTTAACAATGTCTGTTTTTCATACAATAAGCAAAAGGACAATATTTCTAATATATCTTTTAAACTCTATAAAGGTCAAACACTTGGAATTATTGGCTCAACAGGAAGTGGTAAGACCACACTAATCAACCTCTTAATGCGTTTTTATGATATTGATTCAGGGCGTATTTCTTACTATGGTAAAGACATTAAGTCGCTCAAAATCGAATCATTAAGACAAACCATTGGACTGGTTTTACAACAAGACTTAATCTTTAGCGAATCCATCTATGAAAACATCCAATTTAATCGAACAAAAATCGAGCAAATGGATGTAGAATTAGCAACCAAAATTGCACAAGCAGAGTTCATTTATGAACGTGATGATGCCTTTGATAATCAAATGGCAACACGTGGAATGAACTTATCGGGTGGTCAAAAACAACGTGTCTTGATCGCAAGAGCAATTGCCGGGAAACCAAAATTACTCATCTTAGATGACGCCTCAAGTGCACTGGATTATCAAACCGATATGAAGATGAGGCAAGCGCTTAATGACGCCTTAAATGACACAACCAAAATCATTATAGCCCAACGTATTTCAAGCATCAAAGATGCAGATTTAATCTTAGTATTGGAACAAGGACGGATTATTGCGAAAGGGACGCACGATGAACTCTTGAAGTCATCGGAAAACTATCAAAAACTTGCCAATCATCAGATGGGTGGTGTTGCCGTATGA
- a CDS encoding GNAT family N-acetyltransferase, which translates to MLYNEKKITLKNGHIVTLRNALVEDASRLLSFVRQLASETEYILTYPEEYDSISIESEGAFINRTFQSPNDLMITCLSNDGAIIANCHMSYKTKLKNKHRAVMGIGILKAYWNLGLGQTLISEMIRVAKSDNIEQLELEVIETNDRGIRLYEKMGFVTTSFIPNAIKLKDGRILKEFYMIKDLRDENAK; encoded by the coding sequence ATGCTGTATAATGAGAAAAAAATCACACTAAAGAACGGTCATATCGTTACCTTAAGGAACGCGTTAGTTGAAGATGCGTCTAGACTATTAAGTTTCGTCAGACAACTTGCCTCTGAAACAGAATACATACTAACTTATCCAGAAGAATACGATTCAATCTCCATCGAATCTGAAGGAGCTTTTATCAACCGGACTTTTCAATCACCAAACGACTTGATGATTACTTGTCTGTCTAATGACGGTGCTATTATCGCTAACTGCCATATGAGTTATAAAACCAAACTAAAGAACAAACATAGAGCGGTGATGGGCATTGGAATACTAAAAGCGTATTGGAATCTTGGACTGGGTCAAACCTTAATTAGTGAGATGATTAGGGTTGCAAAATCCGATAACATTGAACAACTTGAACTTGAAGTAATTGAAACCAATGATAGAGGCATTAGGCTTTATGAAAAAATGGGATTTGTGACGACTTCTTTTATTCCGAATGCCATCAAGCTTAAAGACGGACGTATATTGAAAGAATTCTATATGATTAAGGACTTAAGAGATGAAAATGCCAAATGA
- the adhE gene encoding bifunctional acetaldehyde-CoA/alcohol dehydrogenase → MQTVKEQKEVALLSATAEIDSLVTNAKDALEAFYKLDQDAIDHIVAKVSVAALNAHGHLAKLAVEETKRGIFEDKATKNLFAVEYVINHMRHLKTVGVIKEDEVTGITEIADPVGVVCGITPVTNPTATVIFKSLIALKTRNPIIFAFHPSAQNCSTEAAQICREAAILAGAPENCISWISNPSIEKTNLLMNHEDVATILATGGNAMVKAAYSCGKPALGVGAGNVPAYIEKSANIKRAVADIILSKAFDNGMVCASEQAVIMDSEIYDETINEFKTYGLYVCDKKEKALLEAYMFNVTDKNYDAAKLNPVVVGMSAYNIAKNAGFEIPEKTNVIGVICNEVGVKEPLTREKLSPVIALIKAKSSDEGIKLSRQMVEFNGLGHSAAIHSENKQIVEKFSKTIKAIRVLHNSPSTFGGIGGVYNALIPSLTLGCGSYGKNSVGDNVYAINLLNIKKVGKRKNNMQWFKIPGKIYFEKDSIEYLRQMREMERVFIVTDRQMVDLGYVQKVTDQLNLRRNKVSVQLFCDVEPDPSIDTVMKGYDIMRAFEPDTIIALGGGSPMDAAKVMWLYYENPSVNFDDLKQKFLDIRKRAFRYPELGKKSKLVCIPTTSGTGSEVTPFAVISDKKENKKYPLADYSLTPTIAIIDPSLTMSLPKSVTADTGMDVLTHAIEAYVSTLANDYTDALALQAIKLVFDYLKRSVDNGKNDPLAREKMHNASTIAGMAFGNAFLGISHSMAHKLGAEFHLIHGRTNAILLPHVIRYNGQRPQKLSTWPKYESYVADEKYATIARFLGLPFNTTAEGVNALADAVHELGKSIGIKMSIQEQGVEEKRYLEMAESLAYLAYEDQCSPANPRLPLVADMKEILIKAYYGTK, encoded by the coding sequence ATGCAAACCGTAAAGGAACAAAAAGAGGTAGCACTTTTATCCGCTACTGCCGAGATTGATTCTTTAGTTACGAATGCAAAAGATGCTCTTGAGGCTTTTTACAAACTCGATCAAGATGCTATTGACCATATCGTAGCGAAGGTTTCTGTTGCTGCACTAAATGCACATGGTCATTTAGCTAAACTTGCAGTTGAAGAAACAAAAAGAGGTATTTTTGAAGACAAAGCAACCAAAAACTTATTTGCTGTTGAATATGTCATCAACCACATGAGACACTTAAAAACTGTAGGTGTCATTAAAGAGGATGAAGTAACTGGAATTACAGAAATCGCTGACCCAGTAGGGGTTGTTTGTGGAATTACGCCTGTTACAAACCCAACCGCAACGGTGATCTTTAAATCACTGATTGCCTTAAAAACTAGAAACCCGATTATTTTCGCTTTCCATCCAAGTGCTCAAAACTGTAGTACAGAAGCTGCACAGATTTGTAGAGAAGCTGCCATTTTAGCAGGGGCTCCAGAAAACTGTATTTCTTGGATATCTAACCCTTCGATTGAAAAAACAAACCTTTTAATGAACCATGAAGATGTTGCTACAATACTAGCAACTGGTGGTAACGCGATGGTTAAAGCCGCTTATAGTTGTGGTAAGCCTGCATTAGGGGTTGGTGCTGGTAACGTTCCAGCATACATCGAAAAATCTGCGAATATTAAACGTGCAGTCGCTGACATAATTCTATCTAAAGCGTTTGATAATGGAATGGTATGTGCTAGTGAACAAGCGGTAATTATGGATTCAGAAATCTATGATGAAACCATTAATGAATTCAAGACTTACGGCTTATATGTCTGCGATAAAAAAGAAAAAGCCTTACTAGAAGCTTATATGTTTAATGTCACTGACAAAAATTACGATGCAGCAAAGCTTAACCCAGTAGTGGTCGGGATGAGTGCCTATAACATCGCTAAAAACGCTGGATTTGAAATCCCTGAAAAAACCAATGTGATTGGGGTTATCTGTAATGAAGTAGGCGTAAAAGAACCTCTAACTAGAGAAAAACTGTCTCCAGTCATTGCTTTAATCAAGGCTAAGTCTTCAGATGAAGGCATAAAACTTAGTAGACAAATGGTTGAGTTTAATGGGTTAGGTCACAGTGCAGCTATCCATAGTGAAAACAAACAAATCGTAGAGAAGTTCTCTAAAACAATCAAAGCCATTCGCGTGCTTCACAATAGCCCATCAACATTTGGTGGAATCGGAGGCGTATACAATGCCTTAATTCCTTCATTGACCCTTGGGTGTGGGTCTTATGGTAAAAACTCCGTGGGCGATAACGTATATGCCATAAACCTACTAAACATTAAGAAAGTAGGTAAACGTAAAAATAATATGCAATGGTTTAAAATTCCCGGAAAGATATATTTCGAAAAAGATTCGATTGAGTATTTAAGACAAATGCGTGAGATGGAACGTGTATTCATCGTAACAGACCGTCAAATGGTTGATTTGGGGTATGTTCAAAAAGTCACTGACCAACTTAATTTAAGAAGAAATAAAGTCTCTGTTCAACTATTCTGTGATGTTGAACCAGATCCAAGCATTGACACTGTTATGAAAGGCTATGACATCATGAGAGCCTTTGAACCAGATACCATCATCGCTCTAGGTGGGGGCTCTCCAATGGATGCCGCGAAGGTCATGTGGTTATACTATGAAAATCCAAGTGTCAACTTTGATGATCTAAAACAAAAATTCTTAGACATTCGTAAACGTGCATTTAGATACCCAGAACTTGGTAAAAAATCTAAATTGGTTTGTATCCCAACTACTTCTGGTACAGGTAGTGAAGTCACTCCGTTTGCAGTTATTTCTGATAAAAAAGAAAATAAGAAATACCCACTTGCTGACTACTCATTAACCCCAACCATTGCAATCATTGACCCATCCTTAACAATGAGTCTACCAAAGAGCGTGACTGCAGATACAGGTATGGACGTCTTAACGCATGCCATTGAAGCTTACGTTTCAACCCTTGCAAATGACTATACAGATGCGCTTGCATTACAAGCGATTAAACTCGTGTTTGATTACTTAAAACGTTCTGTTGATAATGGTAAAAACGATCCACTAGCACGTGAAAAAATGCACAATGCTTCAACCATTGCCGGAATGGCTTTTGGTAATGCCTTCTTAGGTATCAGCCACTCTATGGCACATAAACTAGGGGCAGAATTCCATTTAATTCACGGTAGAACAAACGCAATTCTGTTACCTCATGTTATTAGATACAATGGTCAAAGACCTCAAAAACTATCTACTTGGCCAAAATATGAATCCTATGTAGCTGATGAAAAATACGCAACCATTGCGAGATTCTTAGGGTTGCCATTTAACACAACTGCTGAAGGGGTAAATGCACTTGCAGATGCAGTACATGAACTTGGAAAATCCATTGGAATCAAGATGTCTATTCAGGAACAAGGCGTTGAAGAAAAGCGCTACTTAGAAATGGCTGAGTCTTTAGCTTATCTAGCATATGAAGATCAATGTAGCCCAGCTAACCCAAGACTACCACTTGTAGCTGATATGAAAGAAATATTAATCAAAGCCTATTACGGCACAAAATAA
- the speB gene encoding agmatinase, translating into MSFKKVDLSFQSCKSEYSEADVVIFSCPMDSTTSFRPGTRFAGNAIRVDSFGIEWYSPYRNMDLKDYRTADIGDLDLPIGLVEDALDMIYDTTKTILKDNKKPMMIGGEHLVTLPVFKAVVEKYPDVHMIHLDAHTDLRDEFFGRKLSHATVIRRCFDLVGPGKIYQFGIRSGDKHEFEWAGKGNTHLRKFDFEGLKEVVDSLKGKPVYITVDLDVLDPGVFPGTGTPEPGGMQYKDLLKAFDLFETLDNIVGADFVELNPYLDPSGASNAVAVKTLREMVLLLHK; encoded by the coding sequence ATGAGTTTTAAGAAAGTAGATTTATCATTCCAAAGTTGCAAATCGGAATACAGTGAAGCAGATGTGGTTATTTTTTCCTGTCCAATGGATTCAACCACTTCATTTAGACCAGGTACGCGTTTTGCAGGTAATGCAATTCGTGTAGATTCATTTGGTATTGAGTGGTATTCACCATACCGTAACATGGATTTAAAAGATTATAGAACCGCTGATATTGGCGATTTAGACTTACCAATTGGATTAGTTGAAGATGCGCTAGATATGATTTATGACACAACTAAGACAATCCTTAAAGACAACAAAAAACCAATGATGATTGGTGGAGAACATTTAGTTACGTTACCTGTGTTTAAAGCAGTAGTTGAGAAATATCCAGATGTCCATATGATTCATTTGGATGCCCATACTGACTTAAGAGACGAATTCTTTGGTCGTAAGTTATCCCATGCCACAGTCATTAGAAGATGTTTTGACTTAGTCGGACCGGGCAAGATTTACCAGTTCGGTATTCGTTCTGGAGACAAGCACGAATTTGAATGGGCAGGTAAAGGAAACACGCACCTACGCAAATTTGACTTTGAAGGCTTAAAAGAAGTAGTAGACTCACTAAAAGGTAAACCAGTCTACATTACAGTCGACTTAGACGTCCTTGATCCAGGTGTTTTCCCAGGTACAGGTACACCTGAACCAGGTGGGATGCAATACAAGGATTTATTAAAAGCATTCGATTTATTCGAAACGCTTGATAATATCGTTGGTGCAGACTTTGTTGAACTTAACCCATATTTAGACCCATCTGGGGCTTCCAATGCGGTTGCAGTAAAAACTTTAAGAGAAATGGTATTACTATTACACAAATAA
- a CDS encoding aminotransferase class I/II-fold pyridoxal phosphate-dependent enzyme: protein MKDIKQQKTPFFTKLKEYGLSDVVPFDVPGHKLGRRPNELSDFAGKQIYQLDANAPRGLDTLSKPTGVIMEAQQLCAEAFNADKAYFLTSGTTGGIIAMIMATVRAKEKIILPRNVHKSVINALIFSGAVPVFVKPDLDNHLGIANGVSFELMKKAIDNNPDAKAVFVINPTYFGIVSDLKRITDYAHEKDMLVLVDEAHGAQFYFSNELPESAMDLGADIAATSMHKTGVSFTQSSILLTKGDRVDQNKLQTTLNMIHSTSPSALLLASLDVARKQMYFEGEEGIHKALELRESMTEKFNSIRGISLIDESYAVKRGFDFGFDKTKLVIKVSELGLTGFDVYRMLKDRYDIQLELAETYLVLAIITMATDRSDLERLCNALKQISDEFYDDTPSLKKIKFHYNFPEPFVRPREAYHAPHKIVPLADSLNEISAESIMIYPPGIPLLIPGEIIEESFLEDLDFYQQSGSVIFSELNNGYIKVIDKDNWIKWEDSDEF, encoded by the coding sequence TTGAAGGACATTAAACAACAAAAGACTCCCTTTTTTACAAAACTAAAAGAATATGGTTTATCAGATGTCGTTCCATTTGATGTGCCAGGACATAAACTTGGTAGACGCCCAAATGAGTTGAGCGATTTTGCTGGGAAACAGATATACCAATTGGATGCGAACGCACCTAGAGGTCTAGATACCTTATCTAAACCAACAGGCGTTATTATGGAAGCACAACAACTTTGTGCAGAAGCATTCAACGCAGACAAAGCATATTTTCTAACATCCGGAACAACCGGAGGGATTATCGCCATGATCATGGCGACTGTCAGAGCCAAAGAAAAGATCATTTTACCTAGAAATGTTCATAAAAGTGTCATTAATGCGCTTATTTTTAGTGGAGCGGTACCTGTCTTTGTCAAACCTGATTTGGATAATCACTTAGGGATTGCTAATGGCGTTTCCTTCGAGTTAATGAAAAAAGCCATCGACAATAACCCAGATGCAAAAGCTGTGTTTGTGATCAATCCAACCTATTTTGGGATTGTTTCAGACTTAAAGAGAATCACCGACTATGCTCATGAGAAAGACATGCTTGTCTTAGTAGATGAAGCGCATGGGGCACAGTTTTATTTTTCAAATGAACTGCCTGAAAGTGCGATGGACTTAGGCGCAGATATCGCAGCAACCTCGATGCATAAAACAGGTGTTTCATTTACACAAAGTTCGATCCTTTTAACGAAAGGAGATCGAGTGGATCAAAATAAACTTCAAACCACTTTAAATATGATTCATTCAACCTCTCCATCGGCACTCTTACTCGCGAGTCTTGACGTTGCGAGAAAACAAATGTATTTTGAAGGCGAAGAAGGCATTCATAAAGCCTTGGAGCTTAGAGAATCGATGACAGAAAAGTTTAACTCAATTAGAGGGATTTCGTTAATCGATGAATCTTACGCTGTTAAACGTGGGTTTGATTTCGGATTTGACAAAACAAAACTGGTCATTAAAGTTTCCGAACTAGGATTAACAGGTTTCGATGTATACAGAATGTTAAAAGACCGCTATGATATTCAATTAGAATTAGCTGAAACCTATTTGGTTTTAGCCATCATTACAATGGCAACCGATCGAAGTGATTTAGAAAGACTTTGCAATGCGCTAAAACAAATATCAGATGAGTTTTATGATGATACACCAAGTTTAAAGAAAATTAAGTTTCATTACAATTTTCCAGAACCTTTTGTTAGACCACGCGAAGCATACCACGCACCACACAAGATTGTACCTCTAGCAGATTCCCTCAACGAGATATCTGCTGAATCCATCATGATTTACCCTCCAGGAATTCCATTGTTGATTCCAGGCGAAATCATTGAGGAATCATTTTTAGAAGACTTAGACTTTTACCAACAAAGTGGATCAGTCATCTTCTCGGAACTTAATAACGGCTATATTAAAGTTATAGATAAAGACAATTGGATTAAATGGGAGGACTCAGATGAGTTTTAA